From the genome of Chelonia mydas isolate rCheMyd1 chromosome 2, rCheMyd1.pri.v2, whole genome shotgun sequence, one region includes:
- the LOC102938936 gene encoding ATP-binding cassette sub-family F member 2 isoform X2 gives MPSDLAKKKAAKKKEAAKARQRPKKTPEENGDAEMEQQEMKNEEANGTEGTEIDALTKELEDFELKKAAARAVTGVLASHPNSTDVHIINLSLTFHGQELLSDTKLELNSGRRYGLIGLNGIGKSMLLSAIGKREVPIPEHIDIYHLTREMPPSEKTPLQCVMEVDTERAMLEREAERLAHEDAECEKLMELYERLEELDADKAEVRASRILYGLGFTPAMQRKKLKDFSGGWRMRVALARALFIRPFMLLLDEPTNHLDLDACVWLEEELKTFKRILVLISHSQDFLNGICTNIIHMHNRKLKYYTGNYDQYVKTRLELEENQMKRFHWEQDQIAHMKNYIARFGHGSAKLARQAQSKEKTLQKMMASGLTERVVNDKTLSFYFPPCGKIPPPVIMVQNVSFKYMKDGPWIYNNLEFGIDLDTRVALVGPNGAGKSTLLKLLTGELLPTDGMIRKHSHVKIGRYHQHLQEQLDLDLSPLEYMMKCYPEIKEKEEMRKIIGRYGLTGKQQVIYCGYVPYMI, from the exons ATGCCCTCTGACCTGGCCAAGAAGAAGGCAGCCAAGAAGAAAGAGGCAGCCAAAGCTCGCCAGCGGCCAAAGAAAACCCCAGAGGAGAATGGGGATGCTGAGATGGAgcaacaggaaatgaagaatgagGAGGCCAATGGGACAGAAGGGACAG AGATAGATGCTTTGACGAAGGAGCTGGAGGACTTTGAGCTGAAGAAAGCAGCTGCTCGCGCTGTCACTGGAGTGTTGGCCTCCCACCCCAACAGCACTGATGTGCACATCATTAACCTCTCGCTGACCTTCCACGGCCAGGAGCTGCTGAGCGACACCAAACTCGAGCTGAACTCAGGGCGTCGCTATGGGCTTATCGGGCTCAATGGGATAG GAAAGTCGATGCTCCTGTCTGCTATCGGGAAGCGGGAAGTGCCAATCCCAGAGCACATTGACATCTATCACCTGACCCGAGAGATGCCCCCTAGCGAGAAGACGCCACTACAGTGTGTGATGGAGGTGGATACGGAGAGGGCCATGCTGGAGCGGGAAGCTGAGCGGCTGGCTCACGAGGACG CGGAGTGTGAGAAGCTGATGGAGCTGTATGAGCGTCTGGAGGAGCTAGACGCCGATAAGGCAGAGGTGCGGGCCTCCCGGATCCTGTACGGTTTGGGGTTCACTCCAGCCATGCAGAGGAAGAAGCTGAAAGATTTTAGTGGCGGCTGGCGAATGAGGGTGGCTCTCGCCAG AGCTCTCTTCATTCGGCCATTCATGCTGCTGCTGGACGAGCCCACAAACCACCTGGACCTGGATGCCTGTGTGTGGCTGGAAGAGGAGCTGAAAAC GTTCAAACGGATCCTTGTGCTGATCTCCCACTCCCAGGACTTCTTGAATGGCATCTGCACCAACATCATCCACATGCACAACCGCAAACTGAAGTATTACACG GGGAATTATGATCAGTATGTGAAGACCCGGCTGGAGCTGGAAGAAAATCAGATGAAGCGTTTCcattgggagcaggatcagattGCCCACATGAAG AATTACATTGCACGATTCGGTCATGGCAGTGCCAAGCTGGCTAGGCAGGCACAAAGCAAAGAGAAGACTCTTCAGAAAATGATGGCTTCCGGGCTAACAGAGAGGGTGGTGAATGATAAG ACTCTGTCGTTTTATTTCCCACCATGTGGGAAAATCCCCCCTCCTGTCATCATGGTGCAGAATGTCAGCTTCAAGTACATGAAGGATGGG CCCTGGATCTATAATAACCTGGAGTTCGGGATTGACCTGGACACACGTGTGGCACTTGTGGGACCCAATGGTGCTGGGAAGTCCACGCTGCTGAAACTGCTCACAGGAGAG CTGCTGCCCACAGATGGGATGATTCGCAAACACTCGCATGTGAAAATTGGCAGATACCACCAG CACTTGCAAGAGCAACTGGACTTGGACCTCTCACCCCTGGAGTACATGATGAAGTGTTACCCAGAGAtcaaggagaaggaggagatgaGGAAGATCATTGGCAGATATGGGCTGACGGGGAAGCAGCAG gtgatatactgtggctacgTGCCATACATGATATGA